In a single window of the Anaerotruncus rubiinfantis genome:
- a CDS encoding MATE family efflux transporter has product MEDFKKINSRGYLVGLTWPIFVELVLQMLVSNVDQIMVAKTSGTAVAAIGNANLITNLLIISFSVICMAATILITQYLGAGSTERVAQTYTVSMLVNVLFSLVIAFFLIGFPRQIFGLMGVPEELMREACGYLRIIGFGMPLQAIHLTFVAFFRAHGLTRQTMFISIVMNLLNILGNFILINGLGPIPMLGVAGAAVSSDLSRLVGVMVIAWLFRRQIRTPMSLRHLRPFPWEHLWRLLKIGIPSGGESVSYNLTQIVIQTMCNTLPIYVITARVYSNMFATLSYLYVNSIAQATQIIVGYLMGARMAEETDKRVNSTLRWSMLVSFLVSLLLWVFCKPLFGLFTNDPQVLDLCKTIMGIEILLELGRAGNIVLFRALQTAGDIRFPICLNVTTVWTVAVGGGYLLGIVLGWGLPGIWIAMTCDEVFRALVSYLRWRSGKWRSKHLID; this is encoded by the coding sequence ATGGAAGATTTTAAAAAGATCAACTCGCGCGGCTATCTGGTCGGGCTGACCTGGCCGATCTTCGTCGAGCTGGTTTTACAGATGCTGGTCAGCAATGTCGACCAGATCATGGTGGCAAAGACCTCCGGCACAGCGGTCGCGGCCATCGGAAACGCCAATCTCATCACCAATCTGCTCATCATCTCCTTCTCAGTGATCTGTATGGCAGCCACCATTCTGATCACCCAATACCTCGGCGCGGGCAGCACCGAGCGGGTCGCGCAGACCTATACCGTCTCGATGCTCGTGAATGTGCTCTTTTCCCTGGTGATCGCGTTCTTTCTCATTGGGTTTCCCCGGCAGATCTTCGGGCTCATGGGCGTGCCGGAGGAGCTGATGCGCGAAGCCTGCGGCTACCTGCGGATCATCGGCTTCGGCATGCCGCTGCAGGCGATTCACCTCACCTTCGTGGCTTTCTTCCGGGCGCACGGGCTCACCCGCCAGACGATGTTCATCTCGATCGTGATGAATCTTCTGAATATCCTTGGTAACTTCATTCTCATCAACGGCCTGGGCCCCATCCCAATGCTCGGCGTGGCGGGCGCGGCCGTCTCGAGCGACCTCTCCCGCCTGGTCGGCGTCATGGTCATCGCGTGGCTTTTCCGCCGTCAGATCCGCACGCCTATGTCGCTGCGGCACCTGCGGCCATTTCCGTGGGAGCATCTCTGGCGGCTGCTCAAAATCGGCATTCCGTCCGGCGGGGAAAGCGTCTCCTACAACCTCACCCAAATCGTCATCCAGACGATGTGCAACACGCTGCCCATCTACGTGATTACCGCCCGAGTCTACTCGAATATGTTCGCGACCCTCTCTTACCTCTATGTCAACTCGATCGCGCAGGCGACCCAAATCATCGTGGGCTACCTCATGGGCGCGCGCATGGCCGAGGAAACCGACAAGCGGGTCAATTCCACACTTCGTTGGTCGATGCTCGTTTCTTTTCTGGTCTCGCTGCTGTTGTGGGTTTTCTGCAAGCCGCTTTTTGGGCTCTTCACCAACGATCCGCAGGTGCTCGACCTGTGCAAGACGATCATGGGGATCGAGATCCTGCTGGAGCTCGGCCGCGCTGGAAACATTGTGCTGTTTCGCGCATTGCAAACCGCGGGCGACATCCGCTTCCCCATCTGCCTCAATGTCACGACTGTCTGGACCGTCGCGGTCGGCGGGGGCTATCTGCTCGGGATTGTTCTCGGATGGGGACTGCCTGGCATCTGGATCGCGATGACCTGCGACGAGGTTTTCCGCGCTCTGGTTTCGTATCTGCGCTGGAGAAGCGGGAAATGGCGTTCCAAGCATCTGATCGACTGA
- the htpG gene encoding molecular chaperone HtpG — translation MRTKQFKAESKRLLDLMINSIYTHKEIFLRELISNASDAIDKLYYHSLSDGATGLSRGDFAISLAVDKDARTLTITDNGCGMTKDELEQNLGTIAKSGSLAFKQENEQKEDVDIIGQFGVGFYSAFMVSDDVTVESRAFGSEEAWKWESHGVEGYTIEECAKPDHGTVITLHIKPNSEEENYDEFLDSHRISALVKKYSDYIRYPIKMDMEASRLKEGCPEEKPEYETYTVNETLNSMVPIWKKQKSEVTDEDYNNFYKEKFFDYQDPLRVIHSSTEGSATYNALLFIPARAPFNYYSRDYEKGLQLYASGVLIMDKCADLLPDCFSFVKGLVDSQDLSLNISREMLQHDRQLKLIAGRLEKKIHSELLAMLENDRDKYEAFYKNFGLQLKYGVYSDYGAKKELLQDLLMFYSSQEKKPVTLHEYVSRMPEDQKYIYYACGETIEKIDLLPQTERIRDAGREILYLTDDIDEFALKMLFKFEDKEFRSVSDSDLGLENEEEKEELKKLGEENKGLLDTLSSALSGKVASVRLSGKLKSHPVCISSEGALSLEMEKVLNSMPNSTPDNAPVKAQRILEVNAAHPVFAALQALSKDGNEEKLKQYAGLLYNQAMLIEGMPIEDPVAFSNAICDLMSH, via the coding sequence ATGAGAACCAAACAGTTCAAGGCCGAATCGAAGCGTTTGCTCGACCTGATGATCAACTCGATTTACACCCACAAGGAGATTTTCCTGCGGGAGCTGATCTCCAACGCCAGCGACGCGATCGACAAGCTCTATTACCATTCGCTTTCGGACGGTGCGACCGGTCTTTCCCGCGGAGATTTCGCAATCAGCCTTGCGGTCGACAAGGACGCACGCACGCTGACCATCACCGACAACGGCTGCGGCATGACCAAAGACGAGCTCGAGCAGAACCTCGGCACCATCGCCAAGAGCGGTTCGCTCGCCTTTAAGCAGGAGAATGAACAGAAGGAGGATGTCGACATCATCGGACAGTTCGGCGTCGGTTTCTATTCCGCTTTCATGGTTTCGGACGATGTGACGGTCGAAAGCCGCGCCTTCGGTTCGGAGGAAGCCTGGAAATGGGAAAGCCACGGGGTCGAGGGCTACACGATTGAGGAATGCGCAAAACCGGACCATGGCACCGTGATCACCCTGCACATCAAACCAAACTCCGAAGAGGAAAACTACGACGAGTTTCTCGACAGCCACCGGATCTCCGCTCTGGTGAAAAAATATTCCGACTACATCCGCTACCCCATCAAAATGGATATGGAAGCTTCCCGTCTCAAGGAGGGCTGCCCTGAGGAAAAGCCGGAATATGAGACCTATACGGTCAATGAAACGCTCAACAGCATGGTTCCCATCTGGAAAAAGCAAAAATCCGAGGTCACCGACGAGGATTACAACAATTTCTACAAAGAGAAATTCTTCGACTACCAGGACCCGCTGCGCGTCATCCACTCGAGCACCGAAGGCTCCGCCACCTACAACGCCCTGCTGTTTATTCCGGCGCGCGCGCCGTTTAATTACTACAGCCGCGATTATGAAAAGGGGCTGCAGCTCTACGCTTCCGGCGTCCTGATCATGGACAAATGCGCCGACTTGCTTCCCGACTGCTTTAGCTTTGTCAAAGGCCTGGTCGATTCGCAGGACCTTTCGCTCAACATCTCCCGTGAGATGCTTCAGCACGACCGGCAGCTTAAACTCATCGCCGGGCGGCTCGAAAAGAAGATCCACTCCGAACTGCTCGCAATGCTTGAAAACGACCGTGACAAATACGAAGCGTTTTATAAAAACTTTGGCTTGCAGCTCAAATATGGCGTCTACAGCGATTACGGCGCAAAGAAGGAGCTTCTGCAGGATTTGTTGATGTTCTACTCCTCACAGGAGAAGAAGCCTGTCACCCTGCATGAATACGTCAGCCGGATGCCGGAGGATCAGAAATACATCTATTACGCCTGCGGTGAAACAATCGAAAAGATCGATCTTCTTCCGCAGACCGAACGCATCCGCGACGCTGGACGCGAAATCCTCTATCTGACCGACGACATTGATGAGTTCGCGCTCAAGATGCTCTTCAAATTTGAGGACAAGGAGTTTCGTTCGGTTTCGGACAGCGACCTCGGCCTTGAAAACGAGGAGGAAAAGGAGGAGCTCAAGAAGCTTGGCGAAGAGAACAAGGGACTCCTTGACACGCTCTCTTCCGCGCTCTCCGGCAAGGTTGCGTCGGTGCGCCTGTCTGGAAAGCTCAAGAGCCACCCTGTCTGCATTTCAAGTGAAGGCGCGCTTTCGCTCGAGATGGAAAAGGTGCTCAATTCAATGCCAAACAGCACCCCGGACAATGCTCCTGTCAAGGCGCAGCGGATTTTGGAGGTAAACGCCGCGCACCCGGTCTTTGCGGCACTACAGGCGCTTTCCAAAGACGGCAATGAAGAGAAACTCAAGCAGTATGCGGGGCTTCTTTATAATCAGGCGATGCTGATCGAAGGGATGCCGATCGAGGACCCGGTCGCTTTTTCGAACGCCATCTGCGACCTGATGTCTCATTAA
- a CDS encoding V-type ATP synthase subunit A, with amino-acid sequence MSKGTIKKVAGPLVIAEGMRDANMFDVVRVSDQRLIGEIIEIHGDQASVQVYEETSGLGPGEPVESTGAPMSVELGPGLIQSIYDGIQRPLDAIMEATGHNNLERGIEVPSLNRENKWHFVPSVKAGDAVEAGDIIGAVQETKIVLHKIMVPYGISGKIKTISEGDYTVVDVVATVETDSGEEKSLTLMQRWPVRRGRPYAEKLPPDMPLVTGQRVIDALFPIAKGGVAAVPGPFGSGKTVVQHQLAKWAEADIVVYIGCGERGNEMTDVLNEFPELKDPKTGYSLMERTVLIANTSDMPVAAREASIYTGITIAEYFRDMGYSVALMADSTSRWAEALREMSGRLEEMPGEEGYPAYLGSRLAQFYERAGRVHTLGREGREGALSVIGAVSPAGGDISEPVTQATLRIVKVFWSLDSDLAYQRHFPAINWLTSYSLYSDNTSVWFNANVHPDWSDLRARLMRMLQDEAELDEIVKLVGMDALSAPDRLKLETARSIREDFLHQNAFHETDTYTPLEKQYLMMKLVLEFYDTTLDALKKGASIDALVKLPVRERIGRFKYIEDDKVQAEYEQIKKTLSDEAAALLAQKEED; translated from the coding sequence ATGAGCAAAGGTACGATAAAAAAGGTCGCCGGCCCGCTGGTTATCGCTGAAGGGATGCGCGACGCCAACATGTTTGACGTTGTGCGCGTCAGTGACCAGCGCCTGATCGGTGAAATCATCGAGATTCACGGAGACCAGGCTTCCGTCCAGGTCTATGAGGAGACCTCCGGCCTCGGCCCGGGCGAACCGGTAGAATCCACCGGCGCCCCGATGAGCGTCGAACTTGGACCAGGACTGATCCAGAGCATCTACGACGGCATTCAGCGCCCGCTGGACGCCATCATGGAAGCGACCGGGCACAACAACCTCGAGCGCGGCATCGAAGTCCCCTCCCTGAACCGCGAAAATAAATGGCATTTTGTTCCGTCCGTCAAGGCGGGCGACGCGGTTGAGGCCGGCGATATCATTGGCGCCGTCCAGGAGACCAAGATCGTCCTGCATAAGATCATGGTCCCTTATGGCATCTCCGGAAAGATCAAGACCATCAGCGAGGGTGATTACACCGTCGTCGACGTGGTTGCAACAGTCGAAACCGATTCCGGCGAAGAAAAGTCCCTCACCCTGATGCAGCGCTGGCCGGTCCGCCGCGGCAGGCCGTATGCAGAAAAACTCCCGCCCGATATGCCGCTTGTCACCGGCCAGCGTGTCATCGACGCCCTGTTCCCGATCGCCAAGGGCGGCGTCGCGGCTGTCCCGGGCCCGTTCGGTTCCGGCAAGACGGTCGTCCAGCACCAGCTGGCGAAATGGGCAGAAGCGGATATCGTCGTCTACATCGGCTGCGGTGAGCGCGGTAACGAGATGACCGACGTTCTGAACGAATTCCCCGAGCTGAAAGACCCAAAAACCGGTTACTCCCTGATGGAGCGCACCGTGCTGATCGCGAATACCTCGGATATGCCGGTTGCGGCGCGTGAGGCTTCGATCTACACCGGCATCACCATCGCGGAATATTTCCGCGACATGGGCTACTCGGTCGCGCTGATGGCCGACTCGACCTCCCGCTGGGCGGAAGCGCTGCGCGAGATGTCCGGCCGCCTCGAAGAGATGCCCGGCGAGGAAGGTTACCCCGCTTATCTCGGAAGCCGTCTGGCGCAGTTCTATGAGCGCGCGGGCCGCGTGCACACCCTTGGCAGGGAGGGCCGCGAGGGCGCCCTGTCGGTCATCGGCGCGGTTTCCCCGGCCGGCGGCGATATCTCCGAGCCGGTCACCCAGGCGACGCTGCGTATCGTCAAGGTCTTCTGGAGCCTCGACTCCGACCTGGCGTATCAGCGCCATTTCCCCGCGATCAACTGGCTGACCAGTTATTCGCTCTATTCCGACAACACCTCTGTCTGGTTTAACGCAAATGTCCATCCGGACTGGTCCGACCTGCGCGCGCGCCTCATGCGGATGCTGCAGGACGAGGCCGAGCTCGACGAGATTGTCAAGCTGGTCGGTATGGACGCGCTCTCCGCGCCCGACCGTCTGAAGCTTGAGACGGCCCGTTCGATCCGTGAGGACTTCCTGCATCAGAACGCCTTCCACGAGACGGATACCTACACGCCGCTCGAGAAACAGTACCTGATGATGAAGCTTGTGCTCGAATTCTATGACACCACCCTCGACGCGCTCAAAAAAGGTGCTTCGATTGACGCACTGGTCAAACTGCCAGTGCGCGAGCGGATCGGCCGTTTCAAATACATCGAGGACGATAAAGTCCAGGCAGAGTACGAGCAGATCAAAAAGACTTTGTCCGATGAAGCCGCAGCGCTTCTCGCGCAGAAGGAGGAAGACTAA
- a CDS encoding V-type ATP synthase subunit D, translating into MASTHVNPTRMELTRLKKKLSTARRGHKLLKDKRDELMRQFLDLVRENKALREKVEAGIAAANKNFVLARAGMDDEVLNVALMAPMQEVFLEASQKNVMSVEIPVFEYKTRSSDANNIYSYGFAFTSSDLDDAVKSLADVLPDMLRLAECEKSCQLMAAEIEKTRRRVNALEHVMIPETQENIKYITMKLDENERSTQIRLMKVKDMMLQEAHHYKEREQGWSE; encoded by the coding sequence TTGGCATCTACCCATGTAAATCCAACGCGTATGGAGCTGACCCGCCTCAAAAAGAAGCTGTCTACCGCTCGCCGCGGCCACAAGCTGCTCAAGGATAAGCGCGACGAATTGATGCGGCAGTTTTTGGATCTCGTCCGGGAAAATAAAGCGCTGCGCGAAAAGGTTGAGGCAGGTATTGCCGCCGCAAATAAAAACTTCGTGCTTGCGCGCGCGGGGATGGACGACGAGGTGCTCAACGTTGCCCTGATGGCTCCGATGCAGGAGGTCTTTTTGGAGGCTTCCCAAAAGAACGTCATGAGCGTTGAGATCCCCGTGTTCGAATATAAGACCCGCTCCTCCGACGCGAACAACATCTATTCCTACGGTTTTGCGTTCACCTCCTCCGATCTGGACGACGCGGTCAAATCCTTGGCCGATGTCCTGCCCGACATGCTGCGGCTGGCCGAATGCGAAAAATCCTGTCAGCTGATGGCGGCTGAGATCGAAAAGACCCGCCGTCGCGTCAACGCGCTCGAGCATGTTATGATCCCGGAGACACAGGAGAACATCAAGTACATCACGATGAAGCTGGATGAGAACGAGCGTTCCACTCAGATCCGCCTGATGAAGGTCAAGGACATGATGCTACAGGAAGCGCACCACTACAAGGAGCGCGAACAAGGCTGGTCCGAATAG
- a CDS encoding V-type ATP synthase subunit F: protein MYKVAVIGDRDSIYGFAALGLDTYPVTEPDQAARQLKDLAEGEYAVIYITEALAEALAEQLEIYRSAPLPAIIPIPGVSGNTGMGIRNVKKSVEQAVGSDIIFNNDN, encoded by the coding sequence ATGTATAAAGTAGCAGTCATCGGGGATCGCGACAGCATCTATGGCTTCGCGGCGCTCGGACTGGATACCTATCCCGTCACCGAGCCCGACCAGGCAGCCAGGCAGCTCAAGGACCTCGCGGAAGGCGAATACGCCGTGATTTATATCACCGAAGCGCTCGCCGAGGCCCTTGCGGAACAGCTGGAAATATACCGCAGCGCTCCCCTCCCCGCAATCATACCCATCCCCGGCGTTTCCGGAAATACCGGGATGGGTATCCGAAATGTGAAAAAATCGGTGGAGCAGGCAGTTGGCTCCGACATCATTTTCAATAATGATAACTAA
- a CDS encoding TrkH family potassium uptake protein yields the protein MNFRMIYYLIGNILRLEAAFMLPALAISFAHHEKASFWAFFGSVVFLLAISLPARKPQKTAFYAQEGFLVVGLAWIVISLLGSLPFYLSGAIPGLANCIFEGISGFSTTGASILQDIESLPMGILYWRSFSHWLGGVGVLIFVLAILPMAKGSGHSMHLLRAEGPGPRAHKILPRMHESAKKIYGIYIFFTLLLMVLLLVGGMPVFDAVTTAFSTAGTGGFHIKNDSMISYSPFLQGTVTFFMALFGVNFYVLHLILLRQFSKAFANEEFRVYLLVLLSATMIISANVLYHQGGNLLNTLHHVAFQVASVITGTGFATLDYNYWPELSKWILVVLMMLGASAGSTCCGIKISRAVIFSKAAGCGISKMLRPRLVRLVRMDGEVVDDQVVNGVFTFLTYYALITILSVVLVSLDNFSFETTVTAVLACFNNVGPGLGMVGPVGNYHAFSDFSKLVLSADMLIGRLEIFPMLMLFMPSAWKR from the coding sequence ATGAACTTCCGGATGATTTATTATCTGATTGGAAATATCCTGCGGCTGGAAGCCGCATTTATGCTGCCGGCGTTGGCCATATCGTTTGCGCACCATGAAAAGGCCTCCTTCTGGGCTTTTTTTGGGTCTGTGGTGTTTTTGCTTGCAATCAGCCTGCCCGCGCGCAAACCGCAAAAAACGGCCTTTTATGCCCAGGAGGGCTTTTTGGTGGTTGGGTTGGCGTGGATTGTAATTTCTCTGCTGGGTTCGCTGCCGTTTTATCTGAGCGGAGCCATTCCGGGGCTGGCCAACTGTATTTTTGAAGGGATCAGTGGTTTCAGCACCACTGGGGCCAGCATTCTCCAAGATATTGAATCGCTTCCAATGGGGATTCTGTACTGGAGAAGCTTTTCGCATTGGCTGGGCGGCGTGGGGGTGCTGATCTTTGTGCTAGCGATTCTCCCGATGGCCAAGGGATCCGGTCATTCGATGCATCTGCTGCGGGCGGAAGGCCCCGGCCCGCGCGCGCATAAAATTTTACCGCGGATGCATGAGAGCGCTAAAAAAATTTATGGGATCTATATCTTTTTCACCCTTCTTTTGATGGTGCTGCTGCTGGTGGGCGGCATGCCCGTGTTCGATGCGGTAACGACGGCTTTCAGTACGGCGGGCACCGGCGGATTCCACATTAAAAACGACAGTATGATCTCATACAGCCCGTTCCTGCAGGGCACGGTGACATTTTTTATGGCTTTGTTCGGGGTTAATTTTTACGTGCTGCATCTTATTTTGCTGCGCCAATTCTCGAAAGCATTCGCCAATGAAGAATTCCGGGTATATCTGCTGGTATTGCTCAGCGCAACGATGATTATTTCCGCCAATGTCCTCTATCATCAGGGCGGAAATCTGTTGAATACCCTTCATCATGTCGCGTTCCAGGTGGCTTCGGTCATCACAGGCACCGGATTTGCAACGCTGGATTATAATTATTGGCCCGAGCTTTCCAAGTGGATTCTGGTGGTGCTGATGATGCTGGGAGCTTCGGCGGGCTCCACTTGCTGCGGAATCAAGATTTCCCGTGCGGTGATCTTTTCCAAAGCAGCCGGATGCGGTATCAGCAAGATGCTCCGGCCGCGGCTGGTGCGGCTGGTGCGGATGGATGGGGAAGTGGTCGACGATCAGGTGGTCAACGGTGTTTTCACCTTTTTGACCTATTACGCGCTCATCACGATTCTTTCAGTCGTCCTTGTATCGCTGGACAATTTCTCTTTCGAAACGACGGTTACCGCGGTGCTGGCCTGCTTTAACAATGTGGGGCCAGGGCTGGGAATGGTTGGCCCGGTTGGGAATTATCACGCTTTTTCAGATTTCAGTAAGCTGGTGCTCAGCGCGGATATGCTGATTGGAAGGCTGGAGATCTTCCCGATGCTGATGTTGTTCATGCCATCCGCTTGGAAGCGCTGA
- a CDS encoding V-type ATP synthase subunit B, whose protein sequence is MPKEYRTIQEVAGPLMLVRGVEGVTYDELGEIELASGEKRRCKVLEIDGSNALVQLFESSTGINLSNSRVRFLGRTMELGVSEDMLSRVFDGLGRPIDNGPEILPEKRMDINGLPMNPTARNYPQEFIQTGVSAIDGLNTLVRGQKLPIFSASGLPHANLAAQIARQAKVRGTTEPFAVVFAAMGITFEESNFFINSFRETGALDRTVLFINLANDPAVERIATPRMALTAAEFLAFEKGMHVLVILTDITNYADALREVSAARKEVPGRRGYPGYMYTDLASIYERAGRQRGRNGSITMIPILTMPEDDKTHPIPDLTGYITEGQIILSRDLYRKGVTPPIDVLPSLSRLKDKGIGEGKTRADHSNVLNQLFAAYARGKDAKELMVILGEAALTDIDLLYAKFADAFERHFVSQGYTANRDIEETLRIGWQLLSILPRSELKRIKDEFLDEHYGKYGDILAEEEA, encoded by the coding sequence ATGCCCAAGGAATACAGGACAATCCAGGAGGTTGCGGGTCCTCTGATGCTGGTGCGTGGCGTTGAAGGCGTCACCTACGACGAACTCGGTGAGATCGAACTCGCTTCCGGCGAGAAACGCCGCTGCAAGGTGCTGGAGATCGATGGCAGCAATGCGCTGGTTCAGCTGTTCGAATCCTCCACTGGTATCAACCTTTCCAATTCCCGCGTGCGGTTTCTCGGCCGCACGATGGAGCTGGGCGTTTCTGAAGATATGCTTTCCCGCGTATTTGACGGACTCGGCCGTCCGATCGATAACGGCCCGGAAATCCTGCCGGAAAAACGCATGGACATCAACGGCCTGCCGATGAACCCGACCGCCCGCAATTACCCGCAGGAGTTCATCCAGACCGGCGTTTCGGCCATCGACGGCCTGAACACCCTGGTCCGCGGCCAAAAGCTGCCGATCTTCTCGGCGTCCGGCCTGCCGCACGCGAACCTCGCCGCGCAGATCGCGCGCCAGGCGAAGGTGCGCGGCACCACCGAACCGTTCGCGGTCGTCTTTGCCGCGATGGGCATCACCTTCGAGGAATCGAACTTCTTCATCAACTCGTTTAGGGAAACCGGCGCGCTCGACCGCACGGTACTCTTCATCAACCTCGCAAACGACCCGGCTGTCGAACGTATCGCAACCCCGCGTATGGCGCTGACCGCCGCTGAATTTCTCGCCTTTGAAAAGGGCATGCACGTGCTGGTCATCCTCACCGACATCACCAACTACGCCGACGCGCTGCGTGAGGTTTCCGCGGCCCGCAAGGAAGTCCCCGGACGCCGCGGCTACCCTGGCTACATGTACACCGACCTCGCGTCGATCTACGAGCGCGCCGGACGCCAGCGCGGCAGGAACGGCTCAATCACCATGATCCCGATTCTGACGATGCCGGAGGACGACAAAACCCACCCAATCCCAGACCTCACCGGTTACATCACCGAAGGTCAGATCATCCTCTCCCGTGACCTGTACCGCAAGGGCGTCACCCCGCCGATCGACGTGCTGCCTTCCCTCTCGAGGCTTAAGGACAAGGGCATCGGCGAAGGCAAAACCCGCGCCGACCATTCGAACGTCTTAAATCAGCTGTTTGCGGCGTACGCGCGCGGCAAGGACGCGAAGGAACTCATGGTCATCCTTGGCGAAGCGGCTCTGACCGACATCGACCTGCTCTATGCGAAGTTTGCCGACGCGTTTGAGCGCCACTTCGTCTCGCAGGGCTACACCGCCAACCGCGACATTGAAGAGACCCTGCGGATCGGCTGGCAGCTGCTTTCGATCCTGCCGAGAAGTGAGCTCAAACGTATCAAGGACGAATTCCTCGACGAGCATTACGGCAAATACGGCGATATCCTTGCAGAGGAAGAAGCCTGA